The proteins below are encoded in one region of Silene latifolia isolate original U9 population chromosome 2, ASM4854445v1, whole genome shotgun sequence:
- the LOC141640831 gene encoding uncharacterized protein LOC141640831: MPFRYLGVPIQPGKISKKDCSSLVEKMVTRIRSLGAKKLSYAGRVVLINSVLNTLYNYWAAMFVIPKAAIKRVEAICRNYLWDSSTEYQRVPLVGWDRVTMPKAAGGLGIKKASVWNIAFVGKLVNWIYTKSDRLWIKWVDSVYLKGSSWHDYTPANDSTWTWKSICKVKEKTKDGFIDNVWTPHQKGYTIGNGYDWLMGNYTKQQWSTIVWNDWNIPKASFISWLIMQEGINIKSKLYAYGFFQDDKCILCDTQSKTIPHLFTECEFSNKVQKCVEDWIGRPMPTFNELLNTNRNNLKWKALAMILTTYRYLIWAQRNHARIELNVLRPPVVVERMKKMVQLQIRRRCMSKDGMSEMEIRNCLGFY, translated from the coding sequence ATGCCCTTTAGATACTTGGGAGTTCCAATTCAGCCTGGCAAAATCTCTAAAAAGGATTGTAGTAGTCTTGTGGAGAAAATGGTGACAAGAATCAGGAGCCTTGGAGCTAAAAAGCTTTCCTATGCAGGTAGGGTTGTCCTCATCAACTCTGTTCTTAATACCCTCTATAACTATTGGGCTGCTATGTTTGTTATCCCCAAAGCTGCCATTAAGAGAGTTGAGGCTATTTGTAGAAATTACCTATGGGATAGTTCTACTGAATATCAAAGAGTCCCATTGGTGGGTTGGGATAGAGTAACTATGCCTAAAGCTGCAGGAGGATTAGGCATTAAGAAAGCTAGTGTCTGGAATATAGCTTTTGTTGGTAAGCTGGTTAACTGGATTTACACGAAGTCTGATAGATTATGGATCAAATGGGTTGACAGTGTCTACCTCAAAGGGTCTTCCTGGCATGACTATACACCAGCAAATGATTCTACTTGGACTTGGAAGAGTATTTGTAAGGTGAaggagaagactaaagatggctTCATTGATAATGTTTGGACTCCTCACCAGAAAGGCTACACGATTGGTAATGGCTATGATTGGCTTATGGGGAATTATACGAAACAACAATGGTCTACAATTGTATGGAATGACTGGAATATTCCTAAAGCTTCTTTCATATCATGGCTCATTATGCAAGAAGGTATTAACATCAAATCGAAACTCTATGCCTATGGTTTCTTTCAGGATGACAAGTGTATTTTGTGTGATACTCAGTCTAAAACAATTCCTCATCTGTTCACTGAGTGTGAGTTTAGCAACAAAGTTCAGAAGTGTGTTGAGGATTGGATTGGTCGACCAATGCCTACCTTCAATGAACTACTGAATACAAATCGAAATAATTTGAAATGGAAAGCACTAGCTATGATTTTGACGACTTACAGATATCTAATCTGGGCTCAACGGAATCATGCGAGGATTGAGCTAAATGTGTTGAGGCCTCCAGTGGTTGTGGAGCGGATGAAGAAGATGGTCCAGTTGCAAATCCGACGGAGGTGTATGAGTAAGGATGGAATGAGTGAAATGGAAATCCGGAATTGTCTAGGTTTCTATTGA